CGGCGCTGCGCGACCTCGGGGACGTGCGCGTGCGCCCGCTCGGCGTCGACCGCTGCGGCCTGCGGCTGCGCGTGGAGACCGCCGACCGCGACCACGACGTGCGGCTCGCCTGGGAGCAGCCCATCGACACCGTCGAGCAGCTGCGGACGCAGTTCCAGCGGATGGTCGGGTGCCCGGTGCGGCGGCCCTGACCGCCTCAGGCCGCCGGGCGCAGGGCCTGGACCCGCCGGGTGACCGCGCGCTCGGCCACGAACGACGCGATCGGGATGGTGCCGGCGAGCAGCACGACCAGTGCCTCCAGCGGCTTCGCGCGCACGCGCTCGGCCAGGATCAGCGTGCAGACGATGTAGAGCATGTAGAGGAAGCCGTGCGTCACGCCGACGACCGCGACCGGGCCGGGCGTGTCGAAGAAGTACTTCAGCGGCATCGCGACGAACACCAGCACGATCAGGCCGATGCCCGTGACCCAGGCGGCGACGCGGTAGTTGCGCAGAGCGGTCGGGATCGACACGGGCCGTCCTATCGGGAGTCGCGCTCGGCGAGCTGCCGGAGCATCTGGTTGTAGGCGACGAGGCGGGGGTTCTCGTCGGCGTCGAGCTCGGGCACCGCGACGCGCGGGCGGGCGGTGAAGGGGCTGTCGGTGTCCGGGCCGGCGGCGGCCGGGCCCTGCTCGACGACCGGCTCGGGCTCCGGCACGGGCGCGACGGCGTCCCCGACCTCGACGGCGTCACCGACCTCGACGGCGTCCCCGACCTCCACGGCGGCGGGCCCCGCGGCCAGCGTGGCCGCCTCCATGCGCAGCAGCCGCCACCACATGACGCCGAAGAACAGCGCGAACACCGGCCACTGCACGCCGTAGCCGACGTTGAGCGCACTGCCCAGCGCCGAACCGGCCCGCTGCCACTGCCACACCGCGAGCCAGCCGCAGGTGGCCATCGCGCCGAGCGTCAGCAGGTGCCACGCCATCCAGCGGGGGGAGAGGGCCAGCCGCAACACGTCGTCCAGACTACGCCGCCGGTAGCGTCGGGACGTGTCCACGCCCGTGACCCCCGCTGTCGTGACCGACCCCCGCACCCGCCGCATGCTGGGCACCGAGGTGCTGGTGGTGCTCACCGTCACGCTGG
This sequence is a window from Pseudonocardia petroleophila. Protein-coding genes within it:
- a CDS encoding DUF3817 domain-containing protein, with protein sequence MSIPTALRNYRVAAWVTGIGLIVLVFVAMPLKYFFDTPGPVAVVGVTHGFLYMLYIVCTLILAERVRAKPLEALVVLLAGTIPIASFVAERAVTRRVQALRPAA